The following are from one region of the Cetobacterium somerae genome:
- the ispH gene encoding 4-hydroxy-3-methylbut-2-enyl diphosphate reductase translates to MEIIRAEKMGFCFGVKKAVETCYKISRKDISKKYILGMVVHNKDVVKEMENIGFIIVDEKDILEGTDPLKKGDTIVIRAHGTTSQIINILEKKEVEIYDATCIFVDKIKEILIERENLGDEIIFIGDKEHPEVKGIISFGKKVNVLKNLEELKESSLDKSKRYSVLTQTTLNKSKFLEIKEYLEKYYSNAQIFDRICGATSERQEATKKLANNCDIIIVIGDLKSSNSKKLLEVAKAENPNSYLVQNDEELDMSIFSESMKIGITAGASTPEDIIKKIENKIRGNFNV, encoded by the coding sequence GTGGAGATAATAAGAGCTGAAAAAATGGGATTTTGTTTCGGTGTCAAAAAAGCTGTTGAAACTTGTTATAAGATATCTAGAAAAGATATATCTAAAAAATATATTCTCGGAATGGTAGTTCACAATAAAGATGTTGTGAAAGAGATGGAGAATATAGGTTTTATAATAGTTGATGAAAAAGATATATTAGAAGGAACAGACCCTTTAAAAAAAGGGGATACAATAGTTATAAGAGCCCATGGAACAACTTCTCAAATTATAAATATATTAGAAAAAAAAGAAGTGGAAATATATGATGCAACATGTATTTTTGTAGATAAGATAAAAGAGATATTAATTGAAAGAGAAAATCTTGGGGATGAAATAATTTTTATAGGAGATAAAGAACACCCAGAAGTTAAGGGGATTATTTCCTTTGGAAAAAAAGTTAATGTTTTAAAAAATTTAGAAGAATTAAAAGAAAGTTCATTAGATAAGAGTAAAAGATATTCGGTACTAACTCAAACAACACTAAATAAAAGTAAATTTTTAGAGATAAAAGAATATTTAGAAAAATACTATTCAAATGCTCAGATATTTGATAGGATATGTGGAGCGACTAGCGAAAGACAAGAGGCTACTAAAAAGTTAGCAAACAATTGCGATATAATAATTGTAATTGGTGACTTAAAAAGCTCAAATAGCAAAAAACTTCTGGAAGTAGCAAAAGCTGAAAATCCAAATAGTTATTTGGTTCAAAATGATGAAGAATTAGATATGTCTATATTTTCTGAAAGCATGAAAATAGGTATAACAGCTGGAGCATCAACACCAGAAGATATAATAAAAAAAATAGAAAATAAAATAAGGGGGAACTTTAATGTCTAA
- a CDS encoding ribose-phosphate diphosphokinase, translating to MERPGVKIFAGTSNMELAKKIAEKYGTSVGDVEIVRFKDGEVYVCVGETVRGRDIFIVQSTSEPVNENIMELLIFIDALKRASAKSINVIIPYYGYARQDRKSRPREPITSKLVANLLTTAGATRIVTMDLHADQIQGFFDIPVDHMQALPLLAKSFIARGMSGDKVVVVSPDIGGVKRARKLAEWLDCKIAIIDKRRPKPNMSEVMNLIGEVEGKIAIFIDDMIDTAGTITNGAEAIMARGALEAYACCTHGVFSDPAIERLQASCLKEVIITDSIALPESKKIDKIKVVSVDEILAEAVRRIVNNESVSELFEK from the coding sequence ATGGAAAGACCTGGGGTAAAAATTTTTGCCGGAACATCAAATATGGAGTTAGCTAAAAAAATAGCTGAAAAATATGGAACTTCAGTAGGAGATGTTGAAATTGTTAGATTTAAAGATGGAGAGGTTTACGTTTGTGTGGGAGAGACAGTAAGAGGTAGAGATATATTTATTGTTCAATCTACATCTGAGCCTGTAAATGAAAACATAATGGAGTTATTAATATTTATTGACGCCTTAAAGAGAGCTTCAGCAAAATCAATAAATGTTATTATTCCTTATTATGGATATGCTAGACAAGATAGAAAATCAAGACCAAGAGAACCGATCACATCGAAATTAGTGGCAAATTTATTAACAACAGCAGGAGCTACAAGAATTGTAACTATGGATTTACATGCTGATCAGATTCAAGGTTTCTTTGATATTCCAGTGGATCACATGCAAGCTTTACCATTATTAGCAAAGTCATTTATAGCTAGAGGAATGTCAGGAGATAAGGTTGTTGTTGTATCTCCAGATATTGGTGGAGTAAAAAGAGCTAGAAAATTAGCTGAATGGCTAGATTGTAAAATAGCAATTATTGACAAAAGAAGACCAAAACCAAATATGTCAGAGGTTATGAATTTAATTGGAGAAGTAGAAGGGAAAATAGCAATATTTATAGATGATATGATTGATACTGCTGGAACAATAACAAATGGAGCAGAAGCTATTATGGCAAGAGGAGCTCTAGAAGCTTATGCGTGTTGTACACATGGAGTATTTTCAGATCCGGCTATTGAGAGACTGCAAGCTTCTTGTTTAAAAGAAGTAATAATAACAGACTCAATAGCGTTACCAGAGTCTAAAAAGATTGATAAAATAAAAGTAGTTTCTGTTGATGAAATTCTTGCAGAAGCTGTTAGAAGAATTGTAAACAATGAGTCAGTATCTGAGTTATTTGAAAAGTAA
- the glmU gene encoding bifunctional UDP-N-acetylglucosamine diphosphorylase/glucosamine-1-phosphate N-acetyltransferase GlmU, which produces MSLKTLILAAGKGTRMKSELPKVLHKVCGVPMVQKIVDTCSKIGSTENILILGHKKEEVLKVLPNIEYVVQEEQLGTGHAVIQAKDKLESFEGTVMILCGDTPLLREETLKKLYDYHKNSKATTTILTSIYENPFGYGRIVKEDGRVVGIVEEKEATDEIKAIKEVNAGVYCFEAQELLSALKRIDNKNEKGEYYLTDVIGINVKDNKKVEAFLLEDNDEILGINSKIELEKANSIMRDRINIAHMENGVIFIDKNNTYIEESVEIGQDTVVYPGVLLQGSTKIGKNCEILGNTRVINCQIGDEVRIESSVLEDSIVECKVTIGPFAHLRPKSHLKEEVHIGNFVEVKKSVLEKGVKAGHLTYLGDATVGEKTNIGAGTITCNYDGKNKFKTTIGKNAFIGSDTMLVAPITIGENALVGAGSVITKDVPENALAVSRSKQVIKFDWRK; this is translated from the coding sequence ATGAGTTTAAAGACACTAATTTTAGCAGCTGGAAAAGGAACAAGAATGAAATCAGAGCTGCCAAAAGTTTTACATAAAGTTTGTGGAGTACCAATGGTACAAAAAATTGTAGATACATGTAGTAAAATTGGTTCAACTGAAAATATATTAATATTAGGACATAAAAAAGAAGAAGTTTTAAAAGTACTTCCAAATATTGAGTATGTAGTTCAAGAAGAGCAATTAGGAACAGGACATGCTGTTATTCAAGCAAAAGATAAGCTTGAAAGTTTTGAAGGAACAGTGATGATATTATGTGGAGATACTCCTTTACTGAGAGAAGAAACTTTAAAAAAATTATATGACTATCATAAAAATTCAAAAGCGACAACAACAATATTAACATCTATTTATGAAAATCCGTTTGGATATGGAAGAATTGTAAAAGAAGATGGAAGAGTTGTAGGGATTGTTGAAGAAAAAGAAGCAACAGATGAAATAAAAGCTATAAAAGAGGTAAATGCAGGTGTTTATTGCTTTGAAGCTCAAGAATTATTGTCAGCATTAAAAAGAATTGATAATAAAAATGAAAAAGGTGAATATTATTTAACAGATGTTATTGGAATAAATGTTAAAGATAACAAGAAAGTTGAAGCTTTTTTATTAGAAGATAATGATGAAATATTAGGAATAAACTCTAAAATTGAATTGGAAAAAGCTAACTCAATAATGAGAGATAGAATAAATATAGCTCATATGGAAAATGGTGTTATTTTCATTGATAAAAATAATACCTATATAGAAGAAAGTGTAGAGATTGGACAAGATACAGTTGTATATCCAGGTGTTCTACTACAAGGTAGCACTAAAATTGGAAAAAATTGTGAAATTTTAGGAAATACAAGAGTTATTAATTGCCAAATAGGTGATGAAGTAAGAATAGAAAGCTCTGTATTAGAGGACAGTATTGTTGAATGCAAAGTAACAATAGGTCCATTTGCACATTTAAGACCTAAATCACATTTAAAAGAAGAAGTTCACATAGGAAACTTTGTAGAAGTTAAAAAATCAGTATTGGAAAAAGGTGTTAAAGCAGGACATTTAACATATTTAGGAGATGCTACAGTAGGAGAAAAAACTAACATAGGTGCAGGAACAATAACTTGTAATTATGATGGTAAAAATAAATTCAAAACCACAATTGGAAAAAATGCTTTTATAGGAAGTGATACGATGTTGGTGGCTCCTATTACTATAGGAGAAAATGCATTAGTAGGAGCGGGGTCAGTAATAACTAAGGATGTACCTGAAAATGCGTTGGCAGTATCAAGAAGTAAACAAGTTATAAAATTTGATTGGAGGAAATAG
- the rpmI gene encoding 50S ribosomal protein L35, whose amino-acid sequence MPKMKTHRGAKKRIKVTGTGKFVVKKPGKSHILTKKTRKRKNRLKKDTVITSTLEKHLKGLLPYGVGR is encoded by the coding sequence ATGCCAAAAATGAAAACTCATAGAGGTGCTAAAAAGAGAATTAAAGTTACTGGAACAGGGAAATTCGTTGTTAAAAAGCCAGGAAAGAGCCATATCTTAACAAAGAAAACAAGAAAAAGAAAGAACAGATTAAAGAAGGATACAGTAATCACTTCAACATTAGAGAAGCACTTAAAAGGATTATTACCATACGGAGTAGGAAGATAA
- the rplT gene encoding 50S ribosomal protein L20, producing the protein MRVKTGIVRRRRHKKVLKAAKGFRGASGDVFKQAKQAVMRAEAFSTRDRKVRKRKMRQLWIIRINAAARINGLTYSTLMNGLKRAGIELDRKVLADIALNNAAEFAKLAETAKAAL; encoded by the coding sequence ATGAGAGTTAAGACTGGAATAGTTAGAAGAAGAAGACATAAAAAAGTTTTAAAAGCTGCTAAAGGATTTAGAGGTGCGTCAGGTGACGTATTTAAGCAAGCTAAGCAAGCTGTAATGAGAGCAGAAGCTTTCTCTACAAGAGATAGAAAAGTTAGAAAGAGAAAGATGAGACAATTATGGATCATCAGAATAAACGCTGCTGCAAGAATCAACGGATTAACTTACTCAACTTTAATGAACGGATTAAAGAGAGCAGGAATCGAGTTAGATAGAAAAGTTTTAGCAGATATCGCTTTAAACAATGCAGCTGAGTTCGCTAAATTAGCAGAAACTGCAAAAGCAGCATTATAA
- a CDS encoding tetratricopeptide repeat protein, translated as MLRKKILKRIDVSKEDLLNQEQEIRFELLTKANDIDNLKKLGTILFYKRDCEGALEIYEKLRALGKKDSDTIGFLGYLNYELGNYTKSIKYFNMFLDNKPGDAFVYFLLGNAYSRAGKIVEAINSYDFAIFLDLDIYSAHLDFAREYEFLGRYKKALNEYIAAYEIDPRDKEIKEKIKYLREKI; from the coding sequence ATGCTAAGAAAAAAAATACTAAAGAGAATAGACGTAAGTAAAGAAGATTTATTGAATCAAGAGCAAGAAATAAGATTTGAACTTTTAACAAAAGCAAATGACATTGATAATTTAAAAAAATTAGGGACAATTCTTTTTTATAAAAGAGACTGTGAAGGTGCTCTAGAAATTTATGAAAAACTTAGAGCTTTAGGGAAAAAGGATAGCGATACAATAGGATTTTTAGGATACTTAAACTATGAATTAGGTAATTATACTAAGAGTATAAAATATTTTAATATGTTTTTAGATAATAAACCTGGAGATGCTTTTGTATACTTTTTATTAGGAAATGCCTACTCGAGAGCAGGGAAAATAGTAGAAGCAATAAATAGTTATGATTTTGCTATATTTTTGGATTTAGATATATATAGTGCTCATTTAGATTTTGCTAGAGAGTATGAGTTTTTGGGAAGATATAAAAAAGCTTTAAATGAATATATTGCAGCTTATGAAATCGATCCGAGAGATAAAGAAATTAAAGAGAAAATTAAATATTTAAGAGAAAAAATTTAG
- the infC gene encoding translation initiation factor IF-3 — translation MSIISDKVRINEKIRGRELRIISETGEQLGIMSAMEALEIAVQKELDLVEISPNATPPVCKIMDYGKYKYEQTRKAKDAKKNQKQVIVKEVKFRARIDQHDMDTKIAQVKKFLEKDNKVKITLVQYGRERMYADQGIGMLDQISDRFVEIADVDKKYNDKQKYLILSPKK, via the coding sequence GTGTCTATTATTTCGGACAAAGTTAGAATTAATGAGAAGATAAGAGGTAGAGAGTTAAGAATTATCTCTGAAACTGGAGAGCAGTTAGGAATAATGTCAGCGATGGAAGCATTAGAAATTGCTGTACAAAAAGAATTAGATTTAGTTGAAATATCACCAAATGCTACGCCACCAGTATGTAAAATAATGGATTATGGAAAGTACAAATATGAGCAGACTAGAAAAGCTAAAGATGCTAAGAAGAACCAAAAACAAGTTATTGTTAAAGAGGTAAAATTTAGAGCTAGAATAGATCAGCACGATATGGATACAAAAATAGCTCAAGTTAAAAAGTTTTTAGAAAAAGATAACAAAGTAAAGATAACTCTTGTTCAGTACGGAAGAGAAAGAATGTACGCTGATCAAGGAATTGGAATGCTAGATCAGATATCTGATAGATTTGTAGAAATCGCAGATGTTGATAAAAAATATAATGATAAGCAAAAGTATTTAATCTTATCGCCAAAAAAATAG
- a CDS encoding HPr family phosphocarrier protein, with product MKKVEVTIKNKAGLHARPSSLFVQTASKYDSDINVIFDDEVINGKSIMGLMLLAAEQGRVLTLECDGEDEEEMIADLIDLIEVKKFNEE from the coding sequence ATGAAAAAAGTGGAAGTAACTATTAAAAATAAGGCTGGATTACACGCAAGACCATCATCGTTATTTGTCCAAACAGCAAGTAAATATGATTCAGATATAAATGTAATATTTGATGATGAGGTTATAAATGGAAAAAGTATTATGGGATTGATGCTTCTTGCAGCAGAACAAGGAAGAGTATTAACTTTAGAGTGTGATGGAGAAGACGAAGAAGAAATGATAGCTGATTTAATTGACTTAATTGAAGTAAAAAAATTTAACGAGGAGTAA
- a CDS encoding L-threonylcarbamoyladenylate synthase, with product MKRIVFKENNIDLEVIKNKLNNDGIIIYPTDTVYGVGASIDSLKGLQKIYEAKERNFSSPLIALLSKVEYIEKIAIIDEEKKIIIEKLAGEFWPGALTIILNKKDNVPGIMVSNGETVGVRIPALKLAQDIIESVGGVLPTTSANISGEKTPRSFEELDEKFKERVEVIVDGGKSPLGIESTILDLTKTLPKILREGAIKKETIEKVIGKI from the coding sequence ATGAAAAGAATTGTGTTTAAAGAAAACAATATTGATTTAGAAGTTATAAAAAATAAATTAAATAATGATGGAATAATAATTTATCCTACAGATACAGTATATGGAGTAGGTGCAAGTATTGACTCACTAAAGGGCCTACAAAAAATTTATGAGGCAAAAGAGAGAAATTTTAGTTCTCCATTAATAGCACTTCTTAGTAAAGTAGAATACATTGAAAAAATCGCAATTATAGATGAGGAAAAAAAGATAATTATAGAAAAGCTAGCAGGTGAATTTTGGCCAGGAGCTTTAACAATTATTTTAAATAAGAAAGATAATGTTCCAGGTATAATGGTTTCTAATGGAGAAACAGTGGGAGTTAGGATACCAGCTTTGAAGTTAGCTCAAGATATAATAGAAAGTGTTGGAGGAGTTTTACCAACAACAAGTGCTAATATCTCAGGAGAAAAAACACCTAGAAGTTTTGAAGAATTAGATGAAAAATTCAAAGAAAGAGTAGAGGTTATAGTTGATGGAGGAAAATCTCCTTTAGGTATAGAGTCAACAATATTAGATTTAACAAAAACGCTTCCAAAAATTCTTAGAGAGGGAGCTATAAAAAAAGAAACAATAGAGAAAGTTATTGGAAAAATATAA
- a CDS encoding S1 RNA-binding domain-containing protein codes for MSNFDYYEDFEALLNEYMPVKEDEEIKTKVTGTIVNMDRNFTYLEVPGEPKAVRVRTEELTGYAVGDEVEVLIVSQAEEEDSLVLIGSKKRIDMEIGAEKLEKALQNHEIITGKILKRVKGGYIVEVYHQQGFLPNSLSEIPADQGDSFIGKELPLAVKEVKEDKKGKKILLSRKEIVVAKELEAIDKLTLGEVVKATVLEVLDFGLTVKLDEARGFIHISEVDWKKTSDLHKLYKAGDVIEAKIIEIERDKRNVKLSIKSLTKNPWDIVAENNSIGQEVTGKVTRIVNYGAFVELLPGVEGLIHSSDFSWTSKKVNVNNFVKVGDEVKVVITDLSPKERKLKLGIKQLSSNPWEDAENKFAVGTILTGTVVEVKPFGIFVQVEEGVDGFIHNSDFTWSGNKRYSKGDKIEFKVVELNLEDQKIKGSIKELTKSPWETALENYKVGDRVEKEIKNIQDFGMFVKLEEGVDGFIPTQLASRDFIKNLRDTFKLGEVVLAEIVEIDSEKKRIKLSIKKVQLEKEKNENKELIEKYGVSSSEE; via the coding sequence ATGTCTAACTTTGATTACTACGAAGATTTTGAAGCATTATTAAACGAGTACATGCCAGTAAAAGAGGATGAAGAAATAAAAACTAAAGTGACTGGAACAATTGTAAATATGGATAGAAACTTTACATATTTAGAAGTACCTGGAGAGCCAAAGGCTGTAAGAGTAAGAACAGAAGAGTTAACAGGATATGCTGTAGGAGACGAAGTTGAAGTTCTAATAGTGTCTCAAGCTGAAGAAGAGGATTCTTTAGTTTTAATTGGTTCTAAAAAAAGAATTGATATGGAAATTGGAGCTGAAAAATTAGAAAAAGCACTTCAAAATCATGAGATTATAACTGGAAAAATTTTAAAAAGAGTAAAAGGTGGATATATTGTTGAAGTATATCATCAACAAGGGTTCTTACCTAACTCGTTATCAGAAATTCCTGCAGATCAAGGAGATTCATTTATTGGAAAAGAATTACCACTTGCTGTAAAAGAGGTAAAAGAAGATAAAAAAGGAAAGAAAATTCTTTTATCAAGAAAAGAAATTGTTGTTGCGAAAGAATTAGAAGCAATTGATAAGTTAACTTTAGGAGAAGTAGTAAAAGCTACTGTTTTAGAAGTGTTAGACTTTGGATTGACAGTAAAATTAGATGAAGCTAGAGGATTTATTCATATTTCAGAAGTAGATTGGAAAAAAACTTCAGATTTACACAAATTGTATAAAGCAGGAGATGTAATTGAAGCGAAAATTATAGAAATTGAAAGAGATAAAAGAAATGTAAAGTTATCTATAAAATCTTTAACAAAAAATCCTTGGGATATAGTTGCTGAAAACAATAGTATAGGTCAAGAGGTAACTGGTAAAGTGACAAGAATAGTAAATTATGGAGCTTTTGTAGAGTTATTACCGGGTGTTGAAGGATTAATTCATAGTTCAGATTTTTCTTGGACAAGTAAAAAAGTAAATGTTAATAACTTTGTTAAAGTAGGAGATGAAGTTAAAGTTGTTATTACAGACTTATCACCTAAAGAAAGAAAGTTAAAGTTAGGAATAAAGCAATTAAGTTCTAATCCATGGGAAGATGCTGAAAATAAATTTGCAGTGGGAACAATTTTAACTGGTACAGTTGTAGAGGTTAAACCATTTGGAATATTTGTGCAAGTTGAAGAGGGAGTAGATGGATTTATTCATAATTCAGACTTTACATGGTCAGGAAATAAAAGATATTCTAAGGGAGATAAGATAGAGTTTAAAGTAGTTGAGTTAAACTTAGAGGATCAAAAGATAAAAGGTAGTATTAAGGAGCTAACAAAGAGCCCTTGGGAAACAGCTTTAGAGAATTATAAAGTTGGAGACAGAGTGGAAAAAGAGATAAAAAATATTCAAGATTTCGGAATGTTTGTAAAATTAGAAGAGGGAGTAGATGGATTTATTCCGACTCAATTAGCTTCTAGAGATTTTATAAAGAATTTAAGAGATACATTTAAGCTTGGAGAAGTTGTTTTAGCTGAGATTGTTGAAATTGATTCTGAAAAGAAAAGAATAAAACTTTCTATAAAAAAAGTTCAATTAGAAAAAGAAAAAAATGAAAACAAAGAGTTAATTGAAAAGTATGGAGTTTCTTCAAGCGAAGAGTAA
- a CDS encoding DnaJ domain-containing protein, translated as MISIALVLTVAIFLIIALLFGMNRAISALPALFFIMLLVSFFGFIVIQFFPVILIFLVIRYFMNKKNPRKGNFYYRTYTQKDFEDMFRNQGNQYGGNYQGSYQNNPFGTFEDKSKYYKILGVQEGVTPEELKKAYRELAKKHHPDRYANAEPEIREMHEKKFKEINEAYEKLQ; from the coding sequence ATGATATCAATAGCATTAGTTTTAACAGTAGCTATTTTTTTAATAATAGCGCTACTATTTGGTATGAATAGAGCTATTTCAGCTTTACCAGCACTTTTTTTTATAATGTTACTAGTTTCTTTTTTTGGATTTATAGTAATACAATTCTTTCCAGTTATTCTAATATTTTTAGTAATTAGATATTTTATGAATAAAAAAAATCCAAGGAAAGGAAATTTTTACTATAGAACATATACTCAAAAAGATTTTGAAGATATGTTTAGAAATCAAGGTAACCAATATGGAGGGAATTATCAAGGTAGTTATCAAAACAATCCTTTTGGAACTTTTGAAGATAAAAGTAAATATTATAAAATTTTAGGGGTTCAAGAAGGTGTAACTCCAGAAGAGTTAAAAAAAGCATATAGAGAATTGGCTAAAAAGCATCATCCAGATAGATATGCAAATGCTGAACCTGAAATAAGAGAGATGCACGAAAAAAAGTTTAAAGAAATAAATGAAGCCTACGAAAAACTTCAATAA